A genomic region of Choristoneura fumiferana chromosome 15, NRCan_CFum_1, whole genome shotgun sequence contains the following coding sequences:
- the LOC141435679 gene encoding LOW QUALITY PROTEIN: uncharacterized protein (The sequence of the model RefSeq protein was modified relative to this genomic sequence to represent the inferred CDS: inserted 1 base in 1 codon), whose amino-acid sequence MLNFFVLMFASVLTVCLGSFVTPIIRSSGLFFDQMPDVKFTNDKWNVVTYIDISHIQPHLDNVEFLFAKISTFCKSHSSSKVQIDCLNSLSALQNQHANNIKKFSSISYLVQSPARVKRGLIDAGGSILKTFFGTLDSDDAIKFTDAIHQVQSDEKXLAHVMKDNIHIVKSTILSFNNTISKVNENEARLNQNLDVVEKAFEQLRNSNDKLDIKTHLNSLLNSIESIIMSLSFDIDDINNAILFSKLNILHPTVLSPYQLYNELEQNANNLPKHYELPTSLSLQNIHDIVDVSSLICYYHYNKIVIVIKIPLVIPQTYSLYHLISLPVPYDISKPDTFALIAPNKPYLAVTADRMFYSLFDSVKECKVITNKCYVCELNNIYSTIATPTCETILLNDVVSKLPSLCVVKILHGSIDMFYKLRKNRWIFVQSEPGKCHITCENDPNNYDEILFGTGLLNLQKRCNAFFKTLQFSASDTIVTNITTNAQIMSSFNIIFDDCCEKNKINKTLPQLPFVRLNNINNLDSLVHASTHLDQLQQELNKLENTSHLEKYSVHYLSLTSLTSALVILYMFYKTRICLDHKSSPLCCIKMSRRCNRRRTNNEKSAPIDNPQENVPESESSPSTSDDEPVSIKRNIIV is encoded by the exons GTTTGCCTCGGTGCTCACGGTATGTCTCGGGAGTTTTGTCACGCCAATCATAAGGAGTTCAGGCCTCTTCTTCGATCAAATGCCAGATGTTAAGTTCACAAATGACAAATGGAATGTTGTTACTTACATAGATATAAGCCACATACAGCCTCACTTAGATAATGTAGAGTTTCTGTTTGCAAAGATATCAACGTTTTGCAAATCTCATTCTTCATCAAAAGTACAGATAGACTGCTTAAATTCACTAAGTGCTCTACAAAATCAACATGCTAATAACATCAAAAAGTTTTCGTCTATATCTTACCTAGTTCAAAGTCCAGCACGTGTAAAACGAGGCCTCATCGATGCTGGCGGCTCAATACTAAAAACATTCTTCGGGACATTAGACTCGGACGACGCGATAAAGTTCACGGATGCAATTCATCAGGTACAGTCCGATGAAA AGTTAGCTCATGTCATGAAAGATAATATCCATATTGTTAAATCGACTATCCTTAGTTTTAATAACACAATATCAAAGGTTAATGAAAATGAAGCCCGGCTTAACCAAAACTTAGACGTAGTCGAAAAAGCTTTCGAACAGTTAAGAAATTCAAATGACAAATTAGATATCAAAACTCACCTCAACTCTCTACTAAATTCTATCGAAAGCATAATCATGTCCTTATCCTTTGATATCGACGATATAAATAATGCCATTCTCTttagcaaattaaatattttgcatccCACTGTACTAAGCCCCTATCAGCTGTACAATGAACTTGAACAAAACGCCAACAACCTGCCTAAGCATTATGAGCTTCCAACATCGCTGTCGCTGCAAAACATTCACGACATTGTAGACGTAAGCAGTTTGATATGCTATTATCATTATAAtaagatagttatagttataaAAATACCACTTGTAATTCCACAGACTTATAGTCTATATCATCTCATATCTCTACCAGTTCCGTATGACATTTCGAAACCCGACACTTTTGCCTTAATTGCACCCAACAAACCGTATCTAGCAGTAACAGCTGACAGAATGTTTTACTCACTCTTCGACAGTGTCAAAGAGTGCAAAGTGATTACAAATAAGTGTTACGTGTGTGAATTAAACAATATCTATTCCACAATCGCGACGCCAACGTGTGAGACAATTTTGTTAAACGATGTAGTTTCTAAGTTACCTAGTTTATGCGTAGTTAAGATTTTGCATGGGTCCATAGATATGTTCTATAAATTAAGGAAAAACCGCTGGATATTTGTACAATCCGAACCTGGCAAATGTCATATCACATGTGAGAACGACCCAAATAATTACGATGAAATTTTGTTCGGCACAGGTTTGTTAAACCTACAAAAGCGTTGTAACGCCTTTTTCAAAACCTTACAGTTTAGCGCTAGTGATACCATTGTTACAAACATAACTACCAATGCTCAAATAATGTCATCGTTCAATATTATCTTTGACGActgttgtgaaaaaaataaaataaataaaactttgcctCAGTTGCCTTTTGTAAgattaaataacataaacaaTTTGGATTCTTTGGTCCATGCTAGTACCCACTTAGATCAGCTTCAACAAGAACTCAATAAACTGGAAAACACTTCACACCTGGAAAAGTACAGTGTCCACTATCTGTCACTTACCAGTTTAACTTCCGCCCTTGTTATCTTATACATGTTTTATAAGACCAGGATATGTTTAGACCACAAGAGTTCGCCATTGTGTTGCATAAAAATGTCCCGTCGATGCAATAGAAGGAGAACCAACAACGAAAAATCAGCACCGATAGATAATCCCCAGGAAAATGTCCCGGAGTCAGAAAGTTCTCCTTCTACTTCAGACGATGAACCAGTTTCAATTAAACGTAATATAATAGTATAA